Genomic DNA from Streptomyces sp. NBC_01571:
ATCCGTCGTACAGCGTGTTGCCGGACTGGCCGGTGCCGTCGTCGATCGGCGAACTGTCGCCCCAGAAGGCGACCTTGCCGCTGCCGAAGGTGCTGGTGGCGAAGAACGCGCCGGTGTTGCCGGAGTAACCGCTGCGGTAGACCAGTCCCTTGACGGCGGAGTTGTCGGACGGCTTGAGGGTGGCCGTGGTGCCGTCGGCGATCAGGCTCTTCGTGACGGTGCCGAACGAACCGTGCAGGACCGGGTTGGTGCTGTCGCTGATGGCCGCCGGGTATCCGGAGCTGACGTCGAGCGTGTCGATCGAGAAGCCGAACGGGTCCGTGGAGTCGACGCTGTTGTTGGTCATCAGGTCGTTGAAGATCTCGACCGCGTCGTAGCCGTCGTTGTTCCGGTCGGCGCCGGTGTGGTCGGAGACCATGAAGAGCCCGCCGCCGTTCTTCACGAACGTCATGATCGCGGTCTTCTCGGCGGTGGTGAAGAGCGTGTTGGGCTCCGGAAGCACCAGTTCGTCGAAGTTCGACAGGTCGTTCGCGGCCGAACCGCCGTAGGTGAGGCTGGAGCCCGAGGGCAGGGTCCTGAGGCTGTAGTCGCCGGTCTTCTGCAGGGCGACGCCCCAGGAGGAGAGGGCCCCGGTCCAGTCGGTCTCGGACGACGGAGACGAGTCCTGGCCCAACGGGTCGGGCTGACTGGTGGAGATGACCCAGTCGGCGTTGCCCGCCGTCTCGGCATGACCGTTGTCGAACAGGACGCGGTGCTGGGTGGCCGCGGCGGCCGGCGCGGACGCCTGGACGGCCGCACCCGTGACGACGAGTCCGAACACGGCCAGCGCCGAGGCGAGTCTGTGGCGGGACTTTCTGAATCCAAGCATCCGGCGAACCTCCATGGGGGTGGGGAGAGGCGGAGCGGGCGCCCAAGTCTCCGCGCGTAGAACGGTGATCAGCCGTCTTCCGCGCGACAGATTATTGAACGGTACATGGCAATGTCGCGACTGGACAGGAGTCCGCCGGACCCGATCGAGGACGCCCGGCAAGCCGAACGGACTGTCTCCGCCCCCAGCGGGAACACCCCTAGATGCACGGGTCCAGAATTGAAGGGGCGGACATGGAGATCTCAGGCATCATCAGTGCCATCGTCATCGGCATCATCATCGGCATACTGGGTCGGCTCGTCGTCCCGGGACGCCAGCACATCGGCATCCTGTGGACGATCGTCGTCGGCATCGTCGCCGCGTTCATCGGCGCCGGGATCGCCTCCGCGTTCGGCGTGGCCGACACCAAGGGCCCGGACTGGATCGAGTGGTTCATACAGATCGCCGTCGCGGCGGTGGGCGTCGCGGCGCTCGACCGGGTGAAGGTCCGCCGCTGACGCGCCGGGCGGCCACCCGCCCGCGCGCTGCCCCGGTTCCGTGGGCCGATCAATTCCCTTGCGGCGCCCGGAGCGTGGCACATAGGTTCTGCGGACTTCACCCCGCGCCGCAGACGCCACGGAGAGACCTTGTCCCTGCTCATCACGCCGCTGTCCGACCCCGAGCCCGCACCGTCGAGTCGGCGTCTGGCCTGGCTGGCCGCCGACTCGACGGGCGTGCCCGTGGGCTCCGCGTTTCTGCGGATTTTCACCAAGGAGGGGCAGGAGCACCTCGCCGAGCTGGAGGTGGCGGTCCACCCGGCCGAACGGCGTCGGGGGGTGGGCGACCGCCTCCTGGACGCGGCCGTCTCGGCGGCGCGAGCCGAGGGGCGGCGCTCGCTCGTCGCACAGGCCGCGCACGGCTCACCCGGCGACCTGTTCCTGGCGGCCCGCGGCTTCCGCCGGGTGCTGGCACTGACGTACGCACGGCTGCCGCTCGCCGGCATGGACCTCGTACGGATCGACGGAATCGCCGAACGGCCGCATCCGGGGTACGCGTTGACGCGCTGGGACGGCACGGTGCCGCCCCACCTGGCACGGACCTATGCCGACTCGCGTCGGGCCATGGACGACATGCCGATGGAGGAGACGGACTACGGAACCGTCGTCTGGGACGTGGCGAGGGTCGTCGCGGCTGCCGAAGCCGTCGCGAAACGCGGGGAGTTGCTCCACACGGTCGCCGCGGTGGACCGTGCGGACGGTTCGATCGTCGGCTTCAGCGAGCTCGTCGTGCCCGGCGACGGCCGGGGTGACGCCCAGCACTACGGCACCGGGGTGGTGCCCGAGCACCGGGGCCACGGGCTGGGACTCTGGATGAAGGCCGAGTCGATCCGCACCGCCCGCCGACGGCACCCGGGGCTCGAGGGCCTGCTCACCGACACCGCCGACAGCAACGCGCCGATGCGCGGCATCAACGACGCGCTCGGCTATCGGCCGACGCACCGGGCGGTGGAGTACCAGCTCGACCTGTGACGGCGGGCGCGACCGGGTACGTCCAGGTACAGCCGCGTACGGACGGGTGGGAAGTGCGGCCCCTCACCCGGCCGCCCCGAGCGCCGCGAGCCCGTCGTAGGTCGACGGGTACGCGGGGGTCCAGCCGAGTTCACGTTCCGCCTTCGCCGAGGACACCCGCATCGTCGTCGCCATCACGACGTGCGCGTACGCCATGGGGCTCGTAGTCCACAGCGGTACCGTCACCGGCTTCGGCAGCCCGAACCGCTCGGCCACGGCTCGGACATGGGCGCCGAAGCCCATCGGGGCGCTGTCGGCGATGTTGTACGCCTGTCCTGGGCGTCCGCGCTCGACGGCGGCGACCACGGCGGCCGCCGCGTCGACGAGACCGGTCCACGGCAGCACCCGATCGTGGTCCGCGGCGACGGGGGGCTGCCGCCTGCGCAGCATGGGCAGGAGCGCGTCGGTGCCGCCGGGGCCGTAGAAGAGGCCGAAGCGCAGCGCGATGCCGTCCAGTCCCGCCGCCTCGAAGGTGAGTCGTTCCTTGGTGCGCATGGCCGCGATGTGCCGTTCGAGCCGTGGCGTGGTGCCCCGCGGTCCGAAGGGGTCGTCCTCGGTCAGGAGATGGTCGCCGTGGTCCCCGTAGCCGTATCCGAAGACCATCGACTCGGCGACGAACCGGTGGGCGCCGGTGGCCCGGGCGGCCTCGATCAGGTGGGCGGTGCCCTCGGTGCGCAGCGCGTCGGTCGCGTACATGTCCCGGTGGCGCAGGGGTGCCTTGCGCAGGGCCGTGGCGGCGTGCACGACGGTGTCGAAGTGCCGGCCGTCCACGGCACGCAGCAGCCCGTCGCGGTCCATCAGATCCGCCCGGACACCGCCCGCCGCACTCCGGGCCAGGGCGGTGACCTGGTGTCCCGCCCCGGTCAGGGCCTGGGTGACGTGCCGGCCGAGGACGCCGCTCGCGCCCGCCAGGAGGATGCTCTGTCGTGTCGTCATACCCGTGCGACGAAACGAAGGCGCCGGGGTGTGACATCGCCTCCCGGCGCGGACGGAGACGCGTCCGGGCGGACCTCGATACGTGCGGGCCACCGCGACACTTCCGGGCGGACCGCGATACGTGCGTGCCACCGCGACGCGTGCGGGCGGACCGCGATACGTGCGTGCCACCGCGATACGTGCGGGCCACCGCGACGCGTGCGGGCGCACCGGCGTACGAGAAGTCCCGGCGAGCCCGGCGGCGCTACCCGTAGACGTACGGCGTCGTCGTGGTCAGTGGCTGGAAGCCCAGGCGGGCGAGGACGGGGCGGCTCTGGGTGGAGGCGTCGACCTGGACGTAGCGGTAGCCGCGGTCGGCGGCCACCCGGGCACGGTGGGCGACGAGGGCGCGGTAGATGCCCCGGCCGCGCCAGGACTCGACGGTGCCGCCGCCCCACAGTCCGGCGAACCGGGCACCGGGCACCATTTCCATGCGGGCCGCGCTGACCGGCTCGTCGCCGGCGAGGGCGACGACCGCCACCACGTTGTCCTCGTCACCGGTGAGTTGGGCCAGCAGTTGGTGGCGCATACGGGTGCTGTCGGTGCCGAAGGCCTGTTCGTGGACGTCCGCGACGAGGTCCACGCCGGCGCGGTCGGTGACGGGCAGGAGCCGTACGCCCTCGGGCGGCTGGGCGTCGAGCGCCAGATCGCCCAGCTCGGCGATCATCAGCGTCTCCTCGGGCTGCGCGACGAACCCCGCGTCACGCAGGCGCTGTCCGAGGTTCTCCGGCTTGTCGTGGCCGTACAGCTTCCACTCGAACTCCCGGCCGAGCTTGCCGAAGTACCGCACCTGGTCGGCGATGGCCGCGTCGGCGCCCGGGCCGTCCAGATCCGACCAGATCACCCCGTTCCAGCCGTGCTCCGCACCGACCTGGCGCACCACCTTGTCGACGCGCTCGACCCGGGCCCCCGGGCCGTCGGGCCGCGCGTCCTCCCGCATGTCCCGGTCGAACAGGGCCAGTACCGCAACGTGATCCATGGGCTCACTCCAGCACCCTGCGGCGCATACGGCAATGGCATTCCTCCGAGGGCGTCGGTCGCCCACCCCCACCTCGGGGCATCACCCCAGGTCAAAGCTGGTGCGGCGACGGTCGGTTGGGAGACCCGCGGTCGGTCGGATCCACGGCTGCACGACCGGAGGCCGATCGGACAGGTCCGCGCGGTGCCCGGAGCCGGCGCCCACATCGGCGTGCCCATGGCCCCCGGGCGCGCACGGTCACGGCGGCGTTGCCGGCCGCGGTACCGGACGGCGCGCAGGCCAGAAGCTTCGAGCCGGCCGCCGGAGCGGCGAGGCCGGAGACGGTCCGGCAGGCGCCCGCCGGGCCCCGCGGGCGAACCGGCGGCGCCATCGTGTGGCGTACGACCCCCGAGGACACCGAGGGCGCCGGTCGCACTCCGGCGCACGCACGATACCTTCGCACTGACACGGTCCCGTCCGGCGCAGCCCGGCCGGGATGGGATCTCAAGCATCGGGATGGTCATGCGCGAGGACGCGATCGTCGAGGTGGCGGCCGGAGTTCATCTGGTTCACGGCAGCAACACCAACTGGGTGATCCTGAGCGAGGGGGACGCCGTCACCCTGATCGACACGGGGTACCCCGGCGACCGTCCGGACGTCCTCGCCTCCCTGGACGCGCTCGGCCACTCCCCCAAGGCGATCGGTGCCGTCCTCATCACGCACGCGCACAACGACCACCTCGGATCGGCCGAGTACCTGAGCAGTGCCTTCGGGGTCCCGGTCCATCTGCACGAGGAGGAACTCCCGCACGCGCGGCGCGAGTTCATCCAGCAGGTCAGCGTGGGGTCGGTGATGCTCCAGGCCTGGCGCCCCGGCGTACTGCCGTGGGCCGTGCACGCCATCAGGTCCGGGGGCACGGCGGACGTCCGGATGACCCGGCCCGAGTCGTTCCCCGCTGAGGGGCCGCTGGACCTGCCCGGCCGTCCGGTACCGGTGCACACGCCCGGGCACACCGCCGGGCACTGCGTCTACCACCTGCCGGACGCCGGTGTCGTGATCTCCGGCGACGCGCTGGTCAGCGGTCATCCCACCTCGCGGACACGCGGCCCGCAGCTGCTGCCGAACATGTTCCACGCCGAGCGTGCGATGGCCATCGCGTCACTCGCCCGCATCGAGACCCTCGCGGCGGACGTCCTGCTGCCCGGCCACGGTCCGGTCCATCACGGCTCCGTGGGCGACGCCGCGCGGCGCGCGCTGGAGCTCGCCAACTGACGCCGGCGGTGCCACCGCCCCCGGCTGCACGGCGGTGAGATGGGCCCGCAGCGCGTCCCGGTCACGGGCCAGGCAGTCGATACGGCTCTGGATGCGGTCGACCTCCCCGCGCAGGAGCGCGGCGGTCTCCGGCGTGAGGCACTCGGGGTGGAGGTGGATCTCGCCGGGGTCGGTCAGGAACGGCAGAAGGGCGCGGATGATCTCGGTGGTGAGCCCGGAGTCGAGGAGCAGGCGGATCTGCCGGACGCACGGGACGGCCGCCTCGCCGTACGCGCGATAGCCGTTGGCGGTTCGCTCCGGGCGCAGCAGCCCCTGCTCCTCGTAGTAGCGCAGCATCCGGGTGGGGACGCCGGTACAGCGCGACAGCTCACCGGTCCGCACGATTTCCGCCCCTGACTTCCGCTCCCTGGCTTCCGCCCCCTGACCGGCGTACCCGCCGTCGACCGGCTCCCTCGCCCTGGCCCGCCCGGCACGCCGGGCCCGGCCGACGGCCCCGCCCCGGGCCGACGCACAGGCCCTCGCGCCCTTGCCTTCACACTGATGTGAGGGTTTCAGCATGGTCGCATGTCCCTCGCACCGCCCGCCAAGGGCACCGCCACGGCTGCCCCGAAACTGCCCCTCCGCGCGCTGCTCGCCCTGTCCACGGCCGCCTTCACCGCCGTCGTGACGGAGCTGCTGCCCGCGGGTCTGCTGCCGCGGATGGCTCGGGACCTGGGCGTCCAGGACAGCCGCGTCGGCTTCCTGGTGTCCGGCCACGCACTTGGGTGCGGGCGCGGCCGCCCTGCCCTGGACCTCGCTCCCGCTGATCGTCGCCGCGCTCGGGGTCGTGGCGGCGGGAGACCGACGGTCGTTCCCGCCGCGCCGCGCCGACACCGGGCGCTGTCCCGCCCCGTCGGCCCGGCGCCTGCCGTCACCCGAGTTCGAGCGTGGTGATGCCGTAGACCCGCTCCCGGGCGAACGGCCTGACCGGTCCGGTGTACATGCGAGCCGTCTCGAAGGAGGGGCTGAGGCCGAACTCCTCGGCCAGGGCCATGCCCGCGGTGTTCGTCCGCGGGACGTCGACGGTGATCCCCCGCCCGGGGGTCTCCGCGGCCACCGCGCGTAGCAGGGCCCGGGCGTCCTGCGCGGTGTCGGCGAACAGCGGGCCGACGCGCGGACCGTCGAGGGCGGGACGGACGACCGCGTAGCCGGTGAGCCGTCCGTCCGCGACACGGACGAACGTGCGATGGCCGGGTCCGGCCAGCCACCGTGCGAGGAACCGGGGACGGTCGGCCGGGCAGCAGGCGCTGTCGTAGGCCGCGATGTCCGCGAGGTCGGCCGCCCCGGCGGGCCGCACTCCCGCCGGCACGGGCGCCGCGGGTACGGTTCCGGTGAATCGGACGGTGCGGTGGGCGAGCTCGAACCCGGACCGCCGGTAGTTGTCCTGCTGCGCGACCACACCGTCGAGTCCGACGGTCCGGCCGCCCGCGTGCGCCAGGGCCGTCTTCCACGTGGTGAGACCGTAGCCGCGGCCGCGCAGATCCGGTCGTACGAGATAGAAACCCAGGAAGGCGTAGTCGGCGTCGTAGGTGACGACCGAGACGGCCGAGACCGGTTCCGCCCCGACCCTGCCGATGAAGAAGCCCTCGGGATCCTGGGCGAAGAAGCTCGGAGCGTCGGACAGCCCCGGATTCCATCCCTCGTCCGCGGCCCACCCGGCGACCACCGACCAGTCATCGAGCGATGCCTGCGTGACGACGAGGTCCTCGGAACCCGGGAAGGTCATCTGTGCGCTCCATTCGCTCAGTGGTGTCGGGTGCCGGCTGCGGAACGTCGGGTGCCGGGGTGCTCGGGGACGCTCCGGGTCGGCCACACCCGCACCGACATCCTTCCGGATCTCCGCGGGGATTTCAGCGGCCGCCGTCCGGCACACGCCCGGTCGGCCGGAGCGGCCCGGCTCACCGGCGCCGGAACGGACCGAAACCGGACCGGACGGCAATCGGATCGCACATGTCGGGACCGGACCGAACGGCAATCGGATCGCACACGTCCGGACCGGACCGGACGGCAGTCGGGACCGGACGGGCACGGAGAGGGGACCGGACACGACCGGACACGTACGAGGCCCCACCGGTCCTGAGCCCGGTGGAGCCTTTCGTCGCCGCGGGAGCGCCGGGTCAGCGGAGCGCGGCGGGCCTGAACCGCCGGTAGAGCACCGCCCCGCCCAGCAGCAGTGCCGCGCTAGCGGCGATCGCGGGCACCGTCTGGTCCGCGCCGGTGTGCGCGAGGGACGCCATGGGCTGTTCAGCTGCCTGGTACGGCGCCTTCTCGGGCACGATCGCCCTCGTCGGGGGCTTCGGCGCCGGGACGGGCACCACGGGCTGGACGGGCACACCGCCCGAGGTGTTCGTGGAGGTGTTGCCCACCGAGGCGTTGCCGAGGCCCACCACGTTCACGGAGTTGCCGCTGACGTTCACCGGGAGGTGGACCGGCAGCTGCAGGCCGTTACCGGAGAGCAGACCGGGAGAATCCTTTCCGCTTCCCTGTGCGAGCGCCCCGCCCGCCGCCGTGCCCGAGGCCCTGTCGGTGTGCGCGCCGACGTTGCCGGAGCGTGTGCCGCCCGCACCGGGGCCGCGGTCACCGGCACGACTGCCACCGCCCACTCCACGGACGGCGCCGCCGTCGCTCACGTTGGCACAGCTGTTGCCCGCCGCGGGGTTGAGGAGGCCGGCCACGTTCACGGTGTTCCCGCACGCGTTCACCGGGACGTGCACCGGGAGCTGGATGGTGTCGCCGGAGATCAGTCCGGGTGAACCCGCCGTACCGCCCTGCGCCGCGGAGTCGGCGTACGCCGGCATCGTCACGGCCAGCGCGCCCGATGCGGCGGCCGCGGCGATCAATCCATTCCGGGTAACCCGTTTCATAGGTTCCCTCACCTTCCAGACATGGTCGCGGGCACTCACCCGCACCGCGTAAAACGCGAGAGCACCATCCGAGTTATGGCTTATCGGGCTTTCACTCCATCGAGCGTCACGTTTATCGAACTACTCCGGGCGCGCTCCGACCGGGCGTCGCCACCTGAGCGTCGGGGTCCCGGATCACCGGGACTCCTTCTGGATGCCCGGAGGGTGCGGCAGGCGGGACGGTGCGGACCAGTCGCCCGGAGGCGCGCTCCCGGACCCCCGCCTATCGTGATTCCTGTCGCGACCGGGAGGGCATCCCGATCCGGCTTCCCGCCGTCCCTGGAGGCCCGCATGCTGTCCGTGCACCAACGCTGGACGTGCGTCGGAGCCGGCGCGGCGACACTGGCCCTGCTGACGGCGGGACTCCCCTCGTCGGCCGTGGCCGCCGACGCCCCCGATCTGTCCCGCTTCTACCACCAGAGGATCACGTGGGGCGTCTGCGCGGGTGACGGGATGCCCGCCGACCTCCAGTGCGGGAAGGTGACCGTTCCGCTGGACTACGCGCACCCGCAGAACGGGACCCTGGACATCGCGCTGGCGCGGTACCGCGCGACGGGCGCCTCGAGGGGGTCCGTGCTGCTGAACTTCGGCGGTCCCGGTGGCGCGGGGGTCCCCGAGCTCGCCGCGGACGACGGCAAGGACTTCATGGACCTCACCAACGGCTACGACGTGGTGACCTTCGACCCCCGGGGCGTCGGCCGGTCCTCGCCCGTCAGCTGCGGCGAGGGCGCCGACCAGACATCCGGCGCTGCGGGACCCGCCGCCGACGGCAGCGATCCGCAGGCCGTCCTCAAGGAGCTGCGGAAGGTCGCCACCGCGTGCGCCGCGCACTCCGGCCCGGTGCTGGCCCACATGGGTACGGTGAACGCCGCCCGGGACCTCGACGTGATGCGGCAGGCGCTCGGCGACAAGAAGCTCAACTACCTCGGTTTCTCGTACGGAACCCGCCTGGGCGCGGTGTACGCGGCCCAGTTCCCGAAGAAGACGGGCCGGATGGTGCTCGACGGCGTGGACACGCTCACCGAGTCGATGGCCGAGCAGGGGCTGGTGGGGGCCGAGGGACAGCAGACCGCCCTGGACGACTTCCTCACCTGGTGCACCGAGGACGTGTCCTGCCCGTTCGGGGAGGATCCGCGCGAGGCCCGGGAGCAGGTCGTCCGGCTCGTCGCCTCGCTGGACCGGGATCCGGTGCCGACCGGCCTCGGGCCGATGTTCACGGGTCAGGAGCTCGCGGGTGCCGTCGGCCAGGCGCTGTACAGCCGGCGGATGTGGCCGACGCTGGAGCAGGCTCTCGCCTCGCTCGTCCAGGACGGCGACACCCAGGGGCTCATGCAGTTGTCGGGCGGCGGCGCCTCCTTGCCCAGGCCGCGTGCGGTGGGTACCCCGCACGCCGGGCTCGTCGACCCCGCGGACATCCCCGTCGACAACCTCCCCGCCGCCTTCATGGCGATCAACTGCGCGGACGACCCGGACCGGCCCAGCGCCGAGCGGGCCGCCAAGGACGTCGACGCGCTGCGCGCCGCCTACGACCGGGCGTCGCCGGTCTTCGGCCGGTACCGGCTCACCCAGGTACTGCTGTGCCACGGGCGCCCCAAGGGCACCGACTACATCCGTGACGACGTGCGCAACGTGCGGACCCCGAAGATGCTGCTCGTGGGCACCCGCGGGGACCCCGCGACGCCGTACCGCTGGACCGAGGAGACCGCCGCCCGGCTCGGCTCCTCCGCCGTCGTGCTCGACAACAGGGGCGAGGGCCACACCGGGTACACCTCCTCCAAGTGCGTGCACCGGAAGGTCGACGACTTCCTGCTGTACGGCTCCCTGCCGGACAACGGCAGTTCCTGCGGCCCGGAGAGCGGAAGGGACAACCCCTGACGCACGTCACGGAAACGGCGTGACCCGGTAACACCGACAAGTCGGATACAACCCCTTGTGCTCCCCGGTCGTCACACTGGGCAGGCGTCGCCCGGCGCGCGCCGCACCGTACGTGACCGACCGTCGTGACCGAAACAGGGGAACCCACCGATGCGCATCAGCTCCGTTCTCGCCCTCCCGGCCGCCGCCGCGGCACTGCTCCTCGCCGTGCCGCAGAGCAGTTCGGCCGCCGCCGGGTCCGCCCGGCCGGCCGCCGCGGCCCAGCCCGCCAAGTGCGCCGACAGGTCCGTCGTCGTGCGCGCCCACCAGGCCACCGACCCCAGGGTGGTGCACATCAGCGTCACCAACCGGTCCGCGCGGACGTGCACCGTCGACCGCATCCCCACGGTCGTCTTCGGGGATCTCGACGGCGCGGCCCTGCCGGTGCCCGCCGGTGAGAGCGGGCCGTACGCGCTCGGCGCGGGCAGGACGGCGTACGCGGCCGTGCGGACCATCGCCGACCCGGCCGACCCCGAGGCCCGCCGGGTGGACTCGATCGGGGTCTCGGCGGACCCCGCACGGTTCGGGCGTTCCTTCACGGCCCGGGAGCTGGGCGCGGGGGACGCCGTACTCGTGTGGGAGCCGGTCACCACGTGGTGGCAGCCCTCTCAGGCCGCCGCCGACCGGCAGCTCAGCTGAAGGACACCTCCGGGGAATAGAGGTCCATCCACGTCGCCAGGTCCAGGGTCCGCTCCAGCCCCCGTCGCGACGCCTGCGTGATCTGCGGGGTGTCGCGGTGGGCGGCCTGGCGGAGCCTGTCCGGGTCGACGAGGTCGAAGACCGGATGCGCCGGCCGGGCCAGCAGGTCCTTCGCGTGGTCCTGGAGGGCGATCGCGTATTTGGGGTCCTGGGTGGACGGGTAGGGACTCTTGACCCTGTCGTACACGGACTTCGGGATCACGTCCGCGGTCGCCTCCCGCAGCAGGCTCTTCTCCCGCCCGTCGAAGGACTTCAGGGACCACGGCGTGTTGTACACGTACTCGACGAGCCGGTGGTCGCAGTACGGCACCCGCACCTCGAGGCCGACCGCCATGCTCGTGCGGTCCTTGCGGTCGAGCAGGACACGTACGAACCGGGTGAGGTGGAGGTAGCAGATCCGCCGCATCCGGTACTCGAAGTCGCTCTCGCCGTCCAGGCGCCGGATTCCCGCGACGGCCGTGCGGTAGCCGTCGGCGACGTACGCCTTGAGGTCCATCGCCTCGGTGAGGTCGGCGCGCAGGACGTCGGCGTCGTCGCCGAAGTCGCGCTGGAACCGGACGAGCCACGGGAAGGTGTCGGCGCTGCGGGCCTCCTCGTCGAAGAACTGCAGATAGCCACCGAAGACCTCGTCGGCGGACTCCCCGGAGAGCGCGACGGTGGAGTGCTCGCGGACGGCCTGGAACAGCAGATACAGCGAGGTGTCCATGTCGCCGAAGCCCATCGGGAGGTCCCTGGCCCTGATCACCTTGGCGCGGACGTCCGGGTCGGCCAGGGCCTGTGCGTCCAGGACGATG
This window encodes:
- a CDS encoding hydrolase, encoding MLGFRKSRHRLASALAVFGLVVTGAAVQASAPAAAATQHRVLFDNGHAETAGNADWVISTSQPDPLGQDSSPSSETDWTGALSSWGVALQKTGDYSLRTLPSGSSLTYGGSAANDLSNFDELVLPEPNTLFTTAEKTAIMTFVKNGGGLFMVSDHTGADRNNDGYDAVEIFNDLMTNNSVDSTDPFGFSIDTLDVSSGYPAAISDSTNPVLHGSFGTVTKSLIADGTTATLKPSDNSAVKGLVYRSGYSGNTGAFFATSTFGSGKVAFWGDSSPIDDGTGQSGNTLYDGWNDTGATNAALALNATEWLAGAGGGGGGGGGGTCTAAQLLANPGFESGSSSWTATSGVITNSSSEAARTGSYKAWMDGYGTARTDTLAQTVTVPSGCAATLNFYLHVDTAETTTTTAYDTLKAQVLNSGGTVLSTLATYSNLNAASGYTLRSFNLSAYAGQTITVKFTGTEGSMLQTSFVLDDTALNVS
- a CDS encoding GlsB/YeaQ/YmgE family stress response membrane protein: MEISGIISAIVIGIIIGILGRLVVPGRQHIGILWTIVVGIVAAFIGAGIASAFGVADTKGPDWIEWFIQIAVAAVGVAALDRVKVRR
- a CDS encoding GNAT family N-acetyltransferase produces the protein MSLLITPLSDPEPAPSSRRLAWLAADSTGVPVGSAFLRIFTKEGQEHLAELEVAVHPAERRRGVGDRLLDAAVSAARAEGRRSLVAQAAHGSPGDLFLAARGFRRVLALTYARLPLAGMDLVRIDGIAERPHPGYALTRWDGTVPPHLARTYADSRRAMDDMPMEETDYGTVVWDVARVVAAAEAVAKRGELLHTVAAVDRADGSIVGFSELVVPGDGRGDAQHYGTGVVPEHRGHGLGLWMKAESIRTARRRHPGLEGLLTDTADSNAPMRGINDALGYRPTHRAVEYQLDL
- a CDS encoding NAD(P)-dependent oxidoreductase produces the protein MTTRQSILLAGASGVLGRHVTQALTGAGHQVTALARSAAGGVRADLMDRDGLLRAVDGRHFDTVVHAATALRKAPLRHRDMYATDALRTEGTAHLIEAARATGAHRFVAESMVFGYGYGDHGDHLLTEDDPFGPRGTTPRLERHIAAMRTKERLTFEAAGLDGIALRFGLFYGPGGTDALLPMLRRRQPPVAADHDRVLPWTGLVDAAAAVVAAVERGRPGQAYNIADSAPMGFGAHVRAVAERFGLPKPVTVPLWTTSPMAYAHVVMATTMRVSSAKAERELGWTPAYPSTYDGLAALGAAG
- a CDS encoding GNAT family N-acetyltransferase, translating into MDHVAVLALFDRDMREDARPDGPGARVERVDKVVRQVGAEHGWNGVIWSDLDGPGADAAIADQVRYFGKLGREFEWKLYGHDKPENLGQRLRDAGFVAQPEETLMIAELGDLALDAQPPEGVRLLPVTDRAGVDLVADVHEQAFGTDSTRMRHQLLAQLTGDEDNVVAVVALAGDEPVSAARMEMVPGARFAGLWGGGTVESWRGRGIYRALVAHRARVAADRGYRYVQVDASTQSRPVLARLGFQPLTTTTPYVYG
- a CDS encoding MBL fold metallo-hydrolase, which codes for MREDAIVEVAAGVHLVHGSNTNWVILSEGDAVTLIDTGYPGDRPDVLASLDALGHSPKAIGAVLITHAHNDHLGSAEYLSSAFGVPVHLHEEELPHARREFIQQVSVGSVMLQAWRPGVLPWAVHAIRSGGTADVRMTRPESFPAEGPLDLPGRPVPVHTPGHTAGHCVYHLPDAGVVISGDALVSGHPTSRTRGPQLLPNMFHAERAMAIASLARIETLAADVLLPGHGPVHHGSVGDAARRALELAN
- a CDS encoding GNAT family N-acetyltransferase — protein: MTFPGSEDLVVTQASLDDWSVVAGWAADEGWNPGLSDAPSFFAQDPEGFFIGRVGAEPVSAVSVVTYDADYAFLGFYLVRPDLRGRGYGLTTWKTALAHAGGRTVGLDGVVAQQDNYRRSGFELAHRTVRFTGTVPAAPVPAGVRPAGAADLADIAAYDSACCPADRPRFLARWLAGPGHRTFVRVADGRLTGYAVVRPALDGPRVGPLFADTAQDARALLRAVAAETPGRGITVDVPRTNTAGMALAEEFGLSPSFETARMYTGPVRPFARERVYGITTLELG
- a CDS encoding chaplin, which encodes MKRVTRNGLIAAAAASGALAVTMPAYADSAAQGGTAGSPGLISGDTIQLPVHVPVNACGNTVNVAGLLNPAAGNSCANVSDGGAVRGVGGGSRAGDRGPGAGGTRSGNVGAHTDRASGTAAGGALAQGSGKDSPGLLSGNGLQLPVHLPVNVSGNSVNVVGLGNASVGNTSTNTSGGVPVQPVVPVPAPKPPTRAIVPEKAPYQAAEQPMASLAHTGADQTVPAIAASAALLLGGAVLYRRFRPAALR
- a CDS encoding alpha/beta hydrolase yields the protein MLSVHQRWTCVGAGAATLALLTAGLPSSAVAADAPDLSRFYHQRITWGVCAGDGMPADLQCGKVTVPLDYAHPQNGTLDIALARYRATGASRGSVLLNFGGPGGAGVPELAADDGKDFMDLTNGYDVVTFDPRGVGRSSPVSCGEGADQTSGAAGPAADGSDPQAVLKELRKVATACAAHSGPVLAHMGTVNAARDLDVMRQALGDKKLNYLGFSYGTRLGAVYAAQFPKKTGRMVLDGVDTLTESMAEQGLVGAEGQQTALDDFLTWCTEDVSCPFGEDPREAREQVVRLVASLDRDPVPTGLGPMFTGQELAGAVGQALYSRRMWPTLEQALASLVQDGDTQGLMQLSGGGASLPRPRAVGTPHAGLVDPADIPVDNLPAAFMAINCADDPDRPSAERAAKDVDALRAAYDRASPVFGRYRLTQVLLCHGRPKGTDYIRDDVRNVRTPKMLLVGTRGDPATPYRWTEETAARLGSSAVVLDNRGEGHTGYTSSKCVHRKVDDFLLYGSLPDNGSSCGPESGRDNP
- a CDS encoding DUF4232 domain-containing protein → MRISSVLALPAAAAALLLAVPQSSSAAAGSARPAAAAQPAKCADRSVVVRAHQATDPRVVHISVTNRSARTCTVDRIPTVVFGDLDGAALPVPAGESGPYALGAGRTAYAAVRTIADPADPEARRVDSIGVSADPARFGRSFTARELGAGDAVLVWEPVTTWWQPSQAAADRQLS